A genomic window from Sphingobacterium spiritivorum includes:
- a CDS encoding ankyrin repeat domain-containing protein, whose translation MKNLFKAIRNRNIGEVSGIIDKNPALINAVAKGISEKDDGEIPLQTAIKTDNYEIAELLIKRGANIKFGETESENQEWRKPVLHFAISAVVHNSRFAIYIPKYSSQNKSGFLGLFKKDQWKIQPEPTVNYRKAIELLQLIITQGAHINATDSYGIGVVEVLCNEIENVQLDRSKPLTQESIDDLYPVFELIKATKISDFNIPSKRGNTIYDNYKHTIDQIILNKKYNFV comes from the coding sequence ATGAAAAATTTATTCAAGGCAATAAGAAATAGAAACATTGGCGAAGTCTCCGGAATTATAGATAAGAATCCGGCATTGATAAATGCTGTTGCAAAAGGCATATCAGAAAAAGACGATGGCGAAATTCCGTTACAAACTGCTATCAAGACTGATAATTATGAAATTGCCGAATTACTTATTAAACGGGGAGCAAATATAAAATTTGGGGAAACAGAAAGTGAAAACCAGGAATGGCGAAAACCGGTCTTACATTTTGCAATTTCGGCCGTTGTTCACAATTCAAGATTTGCCATTTATATACCTAAGTACAGCAGCCAGAATAAATCAGGATTTTTAGGTTTATTTAAAAAGGATCAATGGAAGATACAACCTGAACCCACTGTAAATTACCGGAAAGCAATTGAACTATTACAATTGATTATCACACAAGGTGCGCATATTAATGCAACTGACAGTTATGGAATTGGTGTTGTTGAAGTACTGTGTAATGAAATTGAGAATGTTCAACTAGATCGTTCAAAACCATTGACTCAGGAAAGTATAGATGACTTATATCCGGTTTTTGAATTAATAAAAGCGACAAAAATCAGTGATTTTAACATACCAAGTAAAAGAGGGAATACT
- a CDS encoding helix-turn-helix domain-containing protein produces MNKSESISEFYARVPQVSRELLPEAQAVGVGHFNVFTRDACSFLAPYSRRDFFKVSYIIGKGRLYFADQWIYIDKPALLLSNPKVPYAWEAESMDQKGWFCLFTDSFLNHDEKFKFFQQTPLFQTHIHPVFFPNEVQQQEISAIFKRMLVEINSEYLHKYDVLRSYLHVLVHEALKIQPPDTFVKHKDASARITELFLELLERQFPIDTPEFRLQLHTPKEFANCLSVHINHLNRSVKKETGKTTGELIAGRILGEGKALLQHSNWSVSEIAYSLGFESPAYFTNFFKKYQQQSPVEYRKNFV; encoded by the coding sequence ATGAATAAGAGTGAGAGTATATCCGAATTTTATGCCCGTGTTCCGCAGGTCAGCAGGGAGCTGCTGCCTGAGGCACAGGCGGTAGGTGTCGGCCACTTTAATGTGTTCACGCGTGATGCCTGTTCATTTCTTGCACCTTACAGCCGCAGGGACTTCTTTAAGGTCTCCTATATTATCGGAAAGGGACGTCTCTATTTTGCGGATCAGTGGATTTATATAGATAAACCTGCTTTGCTTCTTTCCAATCCTAAAGTACCTTATGCCTGGGAAGCCGAATCAATGGATCAGAAAGGCTGGTTTTGCCTTTTTACTGACAGCTTTCTGAATCATGATGAAAAGTTTAAGTTCTTTCAGCAGACACCCTTATTTCAGACGCATATTCACCCTGTTTTTTTTCCGAACGAAGTTCAGCAACAGGAAATTTCAGCGATTTTCAAGCGCATGCTGGTAGAAATTAATTCCGAATATCTCCATAAATATGATGTTTTGAGAAGTTATCTGCATGTGCTGGTTCATGAAGCATTGAAGATTCAGCCCCCTGATACATTTGTCAAACATAAAGATGCGTCTGCCCGTATTACCGAACTATTTCTCGAACTATTGGAGCGGCAGTTTCCTATAGATACACCTGAGTTCAGACTGCAACTTCATACACCTAAGGAATTCGCAAACTGCCTATCAGTTCATATCAATCACCTGAATCGATCTGTCAAGAAAGAAACGGGAAAGACAACAGGCGAACTTATTGCAGGTCGTATTCTGGGAGAGGGAAAAGCGCTGTTGCAGCATTCCAACTGGTCCGTTTCAGAAATCGCATACAGCCTTGGTTTTGAATCTCCGGCATATTTTACCAATTTCTTTAAAAAATATCAGCAACAATCCCCGGTGGAATACAGAAAGAATTTTGTTTGA